The sequence below is a genomic window from Ignavibacteriota bacterium.
TATGGATGATACAATTTTTGAACTAAGTTCTGGAGAAAATCATGAATAATTCAAGGTGTCGCAGTTGCGGTCAGGCTATTAAGTTTCTGAAAACACATAAAGGGCATTTGATGCCGGTAGATTCAGAAAGCGTTGGAGACAATGATGTTTCATTTGATAAGGATATTCACAAATCACATTTTGCGACTTGTCCGAATGCAAATAAGCACAGAAAAAGTCACAAATCAAAATTATCAGTATCAATAGGAGCATAATCATGCAAAACGAAATCGAAACAACATATACAACCAAAGCCGGAAAAGTATTAGCCGAGCAGTTGGTTGGACATATCTACCGGGCAGAAGTTCCGGAGAACTGGGACGAGTGTATTCACTCAATCGCAGTTGAATTAAGCAGACGTGCCGAAGCAGAAAATCCCTTTCCGGTAGGAAGTATCATCATCGGAGAACTTGCAAAGCATTGTGATAACTATATGAGAAATAACAGAGTTTTTGTAACAATAAATGAGGTTAATTAGTAATGGAATTGCAAACCAAAAAAAAGAAAAAAGGTAGTACAGTTAAATACTTGTCAGTGCCAAGAAATCCCCAGATTGAAAAGCTGGTGAAGACTTATGCTGAGCAGGAAGACCGCACTATACCTAATGCTTTATTGCAGCTTGTTAAAGCAGGTTTAAGTCATGTTGGACTTTTAAACTGAGAATGACATGAAAAACAATAAACAAATTGCATTAGAAAAATTCGACATCTTTATTGAGTGGATAAGTAAAGATTTACTTAATGAAAGGCAAATAGAGATGATTGAAGATTGCCGTAGAAGTTTGGAATCAGACTTTGACAGTGAAATAACTTATTTAGACAATTGCCAAAGATTATCAGAAATGCTATAATGGATTACCGTAGATTTAATATTGCCGAACTTTCAAGAGAAACCAAGACCGGAAGAACCACTCTTCACGAATGGATTCGTAATGGCTGGCTTGAGCATGTGCAAATCGTTGGAAGCAGAAAGAAATACTCTATAGATGGATTTCTGAAAGCTGAAAAGATTGCTCTGACAGAAGCTACAAGACAAGAAGCTATTGAAATGGCAGGTCATATTAAAAATACTTCAAAAAATGATTACAGCAGTTTCACCGGTAACCGCAAAGTAAGAACAATTCCGGATGAATGGTTTGATAATCTTGATACCATAATTGCTCTGGAAGACCAAAAAAAAACTCTTGCCGCAAAGAGTACGAAAAATCACGGCAAGAGAATTACAAATAATTTTTCACAAAAATAAGGATTTATCCTATGAATACCAAAGAAAAAAGAGAATTGTATTCTCTGTTTGAACAAAAAGCAGCATCAATAGTAGTGCTGTTAAATTCTCATGACACAGGAATAAATGTGTCTGATGAAAGTCTGAAGTCCGCCGGATATGCGGAATTCATTGAAGAAGTACAGGTTGAGTACTTGAGGACATGGAAAAACAAGTTGGAGAAACTAATATCCATGGAAGAGAAAGATTTCGGAAATCTAATTAAAAGTTGGAACACTATCAATGGGGTAAGAAATGCTTAAAACAATCAATCCGGAAGGTAAAAGCTTATGGTTTTCAGAAGAAAGTGACTGGAATAATCACGAAGGTCATCTGATATGTATATGGGCAGGACTTATAATTAAGCAGGAAGAATATTCAGACTTCATAAATTTTGTTAAAGACGAAATTGGAGCTGAAGTAGAAATTATTGGAGAGTTTAAGCAAGGGGATTTAAACAGCTTAGTTTTCCTTGTAAAAAATTGTATCCCAAAATTTGCAACATGGAGATTTAATTTCTCGGATATGAGGTATTGGTATGACCACTTTGGGAGCTTTAATGGTGGTAAAGAAGTAGAAGATAATGAACTAATGCCAATAATTGAGAAGTTAGGTTTGAGAGTTGATACAAAGCCATATTTCGAGGTTATGGAAGATCAACTAACAGAGGAAGAAGAACTATGTTAGACAGATTAAAATTAAAGATAGATTTAGCGGAGCAAGGGTTCGGCACACTCCTGGAAAAAGTTAAACATTTGAAATTAAGTCGAACCCCCGCTTTTAAACCGGTAGCTTTGCCGATAAGACCCCATTTATATTGGTATATTTTCAGGAATGAAAAACGATTTATTGAACTTGGAATAATTGGTATGGCTACATTAGCATTCATCATTTTATTAATCAAGAATTGGAGATAAAATCATGCAGAAAGAAGAATTGCTTAATATACTAAAAGAGAAATTGACAAAATTTGAAACAGATATTAAGTATAACGACTTAAAACAAAATCTGTTAAATATCCGCATTAATGCAATTGTTAATATCACTCCGGAATTAGCAGGCGGTTTGCTTTTTAATAATGATACCAACAGGTCATTGAATCAAAGAAGAGTTAGTTATTACGCTAAGCAAATTAAAGAAAGGAAGTGGCAACTAACCGGCGATACAATCAAATTTGCCGACGATTTTACTTTACTTGACGGTCAGCACAGATTGCAGGCAATAATATTATCCGGCATACCAACAGAAATGGAAATTGCTTTTGGTATTAACAGAGATACTTTTGATGTGATTGATACAGGTAAAACAAGAAGTGCCGCTGATGTTCTTTCAATATTGAAAGTGAAAAATTCTACTAAAATGGCGATTATACTTCGCACTGTTATTGCATATCAAAGAGGAATTCTGTTTTCAAATCCGGAAAATAATAATCCGGCAACTGATAGAAATATAATTACCAATAAGGATATTGAGCAGGCATATTATGACCATCCGAATTTACATAATTTTATCGGAGCGGTAAACAGAAATCTTGGTTATGATACTACTTATTCATTTATTTACTATATCCTGACAAGTAAATATGGAAAAAAAGCTGCTGAATTTGTTGAGTATCTCAATACCGGAGAGCTTTATAGAGATGGGCAGTATTACAGAAATGATATGATGACAAAATTAAGGGAATACTTGGTTTATAAAAATAACAGCCGTAACAAAAAAGCCAATACCATTAGCACGCGAGAATTAATCGGTATATGCTTTAAGTATTTTTATTATTACAGAATTGACAGGAATGTAAAAACCATTAAATACTCTTTATCAGAAGGAATCCAGATGTTATGATTAAGAAAATCAACATTAACGATTTGGTTAAAGACAGAAGATTTCAGAACCGTGAGAAGCTGGATTACGAAACGGTTGAAGAATATGCTGAATTAATGCGTCAGGGAGTAAAATTCCCACCTCTGACTGTTGTTTTTGATTCTACAAATTATTATATAACAGACGGTTATCATCGTTATTTTGCTCATATCAAAGCGTTAATTTCTGAAGTCGAATGTGAGATAATCGAAGGCACAGAGCGGGACGCTATTCTTCTTGCATGTTCAGCTAACTCAGTTCATGGACTAAAACGCACTAATGCAGACAAAAGGAAAGCGGTTTTGACTTTGCTTAATGATGATGAGTGGAAAGAATATTCAGATGGTAAAATAGCAGAGATTTGTCATTTATCTCAGGCTTATGTAAGTGCAGTCAGAAGGGAATTAACAATTGATACTCAAAACGTTTTGAGTATGGAATCCGAACCCAGAACATTCATACATCATAAGACCGGTAAACCAGCTCAAATGAATGTAACGAATATCGGCAAGAAACGAGCAGAGCCGAAAGAAGAAGGCGAAGATGAAGATTTCAATGACTATGTTTCAAAAAACGATTACAGCAAAGCAGAAACAAGCTCAAATCAAAATTGGAACGGCGGACATGCTGAAGAAACTTTGCAAACGGATTTTACAGAACGTGAAAAAGACAAAGACCTAGAAGATTTAAAAAACGATTTGCTTAACTTGCTCAATGCTTACAAGTCTGTATCACCAAGATGTGAGCAGATAGTTAAAGTTTTAAGAACATTTATTTTAAGACAGAGGTAAATCATGAAAAAGAATATCAAAATAGCTTTCATGGGATTTAACTGGGGAGATTTGACAAATGATAAGATGGTAGGTTCTCCGGATGAAGTTATTAATTATGTCAATACTAACAGACTGAAAGTTGATAATGAGAATTCTTTCAAATACAAAGAAAGATTCTGGTATAATCAACCAATTCCGGAACTTGAATATCTCAATAACTACAATCTCAATAATCTTTACAAAGATGGTCCCGAGAATGTATGTAATATTCTCTCAGATAATGGAGTTAAGGTCAGCAAAGATATAGTAAAAGTGCTTTCACAAATTTATCAGGATATTCAAAAACTTCATGATAAAATGTTAAATGCTTCATTAACCGAATTCTTAGCAGACATAATCAAAAATGTTCAAGAGAAACCGGATAATATGGAAAGCTTGCTGAAGAACTATTTTTACGATGTAAATTTAATTTCCGAAGCAGCGAGCAGTATTGATATATCATATAGTAATCAGAATATCATCAGTGATATTGTTTATGAAAAGAAGCACATCTTAAAATCAATTAACATCGCTGTCAAAGAATTGATTTCTACTGTACAGGAACTTTATCCTGATTACGAAACAAATCATGATTATCACTATGAATATTACGAAAACTGTCTCAGTTGTGAATTAGAACAAGTCGCAACTGATGAAGAATTAAGGAGTTTGAATTACGATTATGAAAAAATGTGTGTATAAAAAAATCCCCTGCTAAATAAAACACAGGGGATTGAATAAATCATGCGAAATCGAAAGTTCAAAAGTAAGAAATATTAATTAATTGCACAAATATAATTATCAACAGGAGTTTTTAAAATGGGTTTTAAAATTGAAAAGGGCGAAAAAATTAAAATTTCCGGTATAGTAGCCCTATTATACGGAGAACCGGGAGCAGGAAAAACATCTACGGCTTTATCATCATCAAAGCCAATTCTGTTTGACTTCGACGGCGGAGTTCAAAGATGTGAGTTCAGAACAGGTAAAGACATCGTAAGAATTAGTAAATGGACTGAAATAACAAGCTCTTTTGCTAAATTTGACGAAATGCTTGCCGATTATGATACTATAGTCATTGACACGGTTGACAACTGTCTTAAATATATCCGTATTTATATTGAAGACAGTGATTACAAAATGAAGACTAATAAGCTTCAGATGTACGGCAGAATGAAAGATGAGTTCGAATTATTCTTAAACAGAATCAAGAATATGAATAAGAATGTGGTTCTCATAGCTCATTCTACAACCGAAGAGCAGAATGGAGTTCAACGAACCATACCAAAGATAACAGGAGGTTCACGTGATATAGTAGCCAGCACATCTGATTATATCGGTTATATGAGAATGATTAATAACCAAAGAACTGTAAATTTTAATCCTACGGACTTAAACGAAGGTAAAGTAACCGGAAAATTCGGTATAATTAAATTACCGGATTTCAGGGAAGAATCGGAGCATGGCAGTAATTTCTTTGCAGGTATATTTGAGCAGATGAGAAAAGCAATGCAACTAAGTGCTGATAATCAGGCACAGGCTGTACAAGATATTAAGATATTTGCAGACAGGATACTTAAATCCAATAATGCTGACAGTTTACATGAACTAATGAATGAAATGTCCCAAATCAAAAATGGTGTCAAAAAGCAGTTGTGGGAAAGAATGAAAGTAAGAGCCGGTGAGCTTAATCTTGAATTCGACCCTGAAAAGAAGAAATTCTTTAAACCGGCTCCGGTTGCGGCAGTAGAATTACTTGAACCGGTTAGTTCTTCAGACGATGACTTCAATTTCGAGTAAGGTGTAAAAATGTTAAGAATATCAGTAACAACAATTGATGCATTCAGGAAATTCATATCAGA
It includes:
- a CDS encoding ParB-like nuclease domain-containing protein, with amino-acid sequence MIKKININDLVKDRRFQNREKLDYETVEEYAELMRQGVKFPPLTVVFDSTNYYITDGYHRYFAHIKALISEVECEIIEGTERDAILLACSANSVHGLKRTNADKRKAVLTLLNDDEWKEYSDGKIAEICHLSQAYVSAVRRELTIDTQNVLSMESEPRTFIHHKTGKPAQMNVTNIGKKRAEPKEEGEDEDFNDYVSKNDYSKAETSSNQNWNGGHAEETLQTDFTEREKDKDLEDLKNDLLNLLNAYKSVSPRCEQIVKVLRTFILRQR
- a CDS encoding ATP-binding protein codes for the protein MGFKIEKGEKIKISGIVALLYGEPGAGKTSTALSSSKPILFDFDGGVQRCEFRTGKDIVRISKWTEITSSFAKFDEMLADYDTIVIDTVDNCLKYIRIYIEDSDYKMKTNKLQMYGRMKDEFELFLNRIKNMNKNVVLIAHSTTEEQNGVQRTIPKITGGSRDIVASTSDYIGYMRMINNQRTVNFNPTDLNEGKVTGKFGIIKLPDFREESEHGSNFFAGIFEQMRKAMQLSADNQAQAVQDIKIFADRILKSNNADSLHELMNEMSQIKNGVKKQLWERMKVRAGELNLEFDPEKKKFFKPAPVAAVELLEPVSSSDDDFNFE